From Etheostoma cragini isolate CJK2018 chromosome 10, CSU_Ecrag_1.0, whole genome shotgun sequence, the proteins below share one genomic window:
- the tlx2 gene encoding T-cell leukemia homeobox protein 2 isoform X3, with product MEHTGIEEVNQTHQQQHEPISFGIDQILNSSDQSSGCMLPNRTGDPDYALAPNVYSNGYNSVYNPACSMAAGLAGSYNVNMNMNVSMNMNMNVNVNSGGAGGVIRVPAHRPMPPPPPPAAAAPHPPPSAHPPCIGPGIASVPGMGMGNAANFTFPWMESSRRFAKDKLTGEQAEESRAGEATGGPGPAGSLCPLPKGDIGRVPVWSTMETLAKCYYPELAHLRDGNGLLADYPFPKGACQAALSPFSVTRRIGHPYQNRTPPKRKKPRTSFSRVQICELEKRFHRQKYLASAERATLAKALKMTDAQVKTWFQNRRTKWRRQTAEEREAERQQANRLMLQLQQEAFQKTLSQPLQPDPLCLHNSSLYALQNLQPWADDNKLTV from the exons ATGGAGCACACCGGGATCGAGGAGGTGAACCAGACgcaccagcagcagcatgaGCCCATCAGCTTCGGGATCGACCAGATCCTCAACAGCTCGGACCAGTCCAGCGGCTGCATGCTACCCAACCGGACCGGCGACCCGGATTACGCGCTGGCCCCCAACGTCTACAGCAACGGATACAACAGCGTCTACAACCCGGCCTGCTCAATGGCGGCGGGTCTGGCCGGGTCCTACAACGTCAACATGAACATGAACGTCAGtatgaacatgaacatgaacgTTAACGTGAACTCGGGCGGCGCCGGAGGGGTGATCAGGGTTCCGGCCCACAGACCCATGCCGCCTCCGCCGCCGCCCGCCGCTGCTGCACCTCATCCGCCCCCTTCGGCACATCCGCCATGCATCGGACCCGGCATCGCCTCGGTACCCGGGATGGGGATGGGGAACGCGGCCAACTTCACCTTCCCGTGGATGGAGAGCAGTAGGAGGTTTGCAAAGGACAAATTGACAG GGGAGCAGGCAGAGGAGAGCCGAGCTGGAGAGGCCACAGGGGGGCCGGGGCCTGCCGGgtccctctgtcctctcccCAAGGGAGACATCGGCAGGGTCCCTGTCTGGAGCACTATGGAGACATTAGCTAAATGCTATTACCCCGAGCTCGCTCACCTGCGAGACGGCAATGGCCTTCTAGCAGACTATCCTTTTCCAAAGGGGGCTTGCCAAG CTGCCCTCTCACCCTTCTCCGTGACCCGTCGCATCGGCCACCCTTACCAGAACCGGACGCCGCCCAAGAGGAAAAAGCCTCGCACCTCCTTCAGTCGAGTGCAGATCTGCGAACTGGAGAAACGTTTCCATCGACAGAAGTACCTGGCGTCGGCTGAGCGGGCCACCTTGGCCAAGGCCCTGAAGATGACAGATGCACAAGTCAAGACCTGGTTTCAGAACAGACGGACAAAATGGCG GAGACAGactgcagaggagagagaggctgagaggCAGCAGGCCAACCGACTGATGCTGCAGCTTCAGCAGGAAGCTTTCCAGAAGACGTTGAGCCAGCCTCTGCAGCCGGACCCGCTCTGCCTGCACAACTCCTCCCTGTACGCCCTGCAGAACCTGCAGCCCTGGGCAGACGACAATAAG CTGACGGTCTAA
- the tlx2 gene encoding T-cell leukemia homeobox protein 2 isoform X2: protein MEHTGIEEVNQTHQQQHEPISFGIDQILNSSDQSSGCMLPNRTGDPDYALAPNVYSNGYNSVYNPACSMAAGLAGSYNVNMNMNVSMNMNMNVNVNSGGAGGVIRVPAHRPMPPPPPPAAAAPHPPPSAHPPCIGPGIASVPGMGMGNAANFTFPWMESSRRFAKDKLTGEQAEESRAGEATGGPGPAGSLCPLPKGDIGRVPVWSTMETLAKCYYPELAHLRDGNGLLADYPFPKGACQAALSPFSVTRRIGHPYQNRTPPKRKKPRTSFSRVQICELEKRFHRQKYLASAERATLAKALKMTDAQVKTWFQNRRTKWRRQTAEEREAERQQANRLMLQLQQEAFQKTLSQPLQPDPLCLHNSSLYALQNLQPWADDNKVTSVTSVASVV from the exons ATGGAGCACACCGGGATCGAGGAGGTGAACCAGACgcaccagcagcagcatgaGCCCATCAGCTTCGGGATCGACCAGATCCTCAACAGCTCGGACCAGTCCAGCGGCTGCATGCTACCCAACCGGACCGGCGACCCGGATTACGCGCTGGCCCCCAACGTCTACAGCAACGGATACAACAGCGTCTACAACCCGGCCTGCTCAATGGCGGCGGGTCTGGCCGGGTCCTACAACGTCAACATGAACATGAACGTCAGtatgaacatgaacatgaacgTTAACGTGAACTCGGGCGGCGCCGGAGGGGTGATCAGGGTTCCGGCCCACAGACCCATGCCGCCTCCGCCGCCGCCCGCCGCTGCTGCACCTCATCCGCCCCCTTCGGCACATCCGCCATGCATCGGACCCGGCATCGCCTCGGTACCCGGGATGGGGATGGGGAACGCGGCCAACTTCACCTTCCCGTGGATGGAGAGCAGTAGGAGGTTTGCAAAGGACAAATTGACAG GGGAGCAGGCAGAGGAGAGCCGAGCTGGAGAGGCCACAGGGGGGCCGGGGCCTGCCGGgtccctctgtcctctcccCAAGGGAGACATCGGCAGGGTCCCTGTCTGGAGCACTATGGAGACATTAGCTAAATGCTATTACCCCGAGCTCGCTCACCTGCGAGACGGCAATGGCCTTCTAGCAGACTATCCTTTTCCAAAGGGGGCTTGCCAAG CTGCCCTCTCACCCTTCTCCGTGACCCGTCGCATCGGCCACCCTTACCAGAACCGGACGCCGCCCAAGAGGAAAAAGCCTCGCACCTCCTTCAGTCGAGTGCAGATCTGCGAACTGGAGAAACGTTTCCATCGACAGAAGTACCTGGCGTCGGCTGAGCGGGCCACCTTGGCCAAGGCCCTGAAGATGACAGATGCACAAGTCAAGACCTGGTTTCAGAACAGACGGACAAAATGGCG GAGACAGactgcagaggagagagaggctgagaggCAGCAGGCCAACCGACTGATGCTGCAGCTTCAGCAGGAAGCTTTCCAGAAGACGTTGAGCCAGCCTCTGCAGCCGGACCCGCTCTGCCTGCACAACTCCTCCCTGTACGCCCTGCAGAACCTGCAGCCCTGGGCAGACGACAATAAGGTGACCTCCGTCACCTCCGTGGCATCTGTAGTATGA
- the tlx2 gene encoding T-cell leukemia homeobox protein 2 isoform X1, with product MEHTGIEEVNQTHQQQHEPISFGIDQILNSSDQSSGCMLPNRTGDPDYALAPNVYSNGYNSVYNPACSMAAGLAGSYNVNMNMNVSMNMNMNVNVNSGGAGGVIRVPAHRPMPPPPPPAAAAPHPPPSAHPPCIGPGIASVPGMGMGNAANFTFPWMESSRRFAKDKLTGEQAEESRAGEATGGPGPAGSLCPLPKGDIGRVPVWSTMETLAKCYYPELAHLRDGNGLLADYPFPKGACQAALSPFSVTRRIGHPYQNRTPPKRKKPRTSFSRVQICELEKRFHRQKYLASAERATLAKALKMTDAQVKTWFQNRRTKWRRQTAEEREAERQQANRLMLQLQQEAFQKTLSQPLQPDPLCLHNSSLYALQNLQPWADDNKQHGGACVERHSYLLLPRPTKHCMQTSQHRSRTAVCQTDGLKERRALYP from the exons ATGGAGCACACCGGGATCGAGGAGGTGAACCAGACgcaccagcagcagcatgaGCCCATCAGCTTCGGGATCGACCAGATCCTCAACAGCTCGGACCAGTCCAGCGGCTGCATGCTACCCAACCGGACCGGCGACCCGGATTACGCGCTGGCCCCCAACGTCTACAGCAACGGATACAACAGCGTCTACAACCCGGCCTGCTCAATGGCGGCGGGTCTGGCCGGGTCCTACAACGTCAACATGAACATGAACGTCAGtatgaacatgaacatgaacgTTAACGTGAACTCGGGCGGCGCCGGAGGGGTGATCAGGGTTCCGGCCCACAGACCCATGCCGCCTCCGCCGCCGCCCGCCGCTGCTGCACCTCATCCGCCCCCTTCGGCACATCCGCCATGCATCGGACCCGGCATCGCCTCGGTACCCGGGATGGGGATGGGGAACGCGGCCAACTTCACCTTCCCGTGGATGGAGAGCAGTAGGAGGTTTGCAAAGGACAAATTGACAG GGGAGCAGGCAGAGGAGAGCCGAGCTGGAGAGGCCACAGGGGGGCCGGGGCCTGCCGGgtccctctgtcctctcccCAAGGGAGACATCGGCAGGGTCCCTGTCTGGAGCACTATGGAGACATTAGCTAAATGCTATTACCCCGAGCTCGCTCACCTGCGAGACGGCAATGGCCTTCTAGCAGACTATCCTTTTCCAAAGGGGGCTTGCCAAG CTGCCCTCTCACCCTTCTCCGTGACCCGTCGCATCGGCCACCCTTACCAGAACCGGACGCCGCCCAAGAGGAAAAAGCCTCGCACCTCCTTCAGTCGAGTGCAGATCTGCGAACTGGAGAAACGTTTCCATCGACAGAAGTACCTGGCGTCGGCTGAGCGGGCCACCTTGGCCAAGGCCCTGAAGATGACAGATGCACAAGTCAAGACCTGGTTTCAGAACAGACGGACAAAATGGCG GAGACAGactgcagaggagagagaggctgagaggCAGCAGGCCAACCGACTGATGCTGCAGCTTCAGCAGGAAGCTTTCCAGAAGACGTTGAGCCAGCCTCTGCAGCCGGACCCGCTCTGCCTGCACAACTCCTCCCTGTACGCCCTGCAGAACCTGCAGCCCTGGGCAGACGACAATAAG CAACATGGGGGAGCGTGTGTAGAGAGACACAGCTATCTTTTACTGCCAAGACCTACAAAACACTGTATGCAGACTTCACAGCACAGGAGCCGCACCGCTGTTTGTCAAA CTGACGGTCTAAAAGAGAGGAGGGCACTTTATCCATAA
- the tlx2 gene encoding T-cell leukemia homeobox protein 2 isoform X4 produces the protein MEHTGIEEVNQTHQQQHEPISFGIDQILNSSDQSSGCMLPNRTGDPDYALAPNVYSNGYNSVYNPACSMAAGLAGSYNVNMNMNVSMNMNMNVNVNSGGAGGVIRVPAHRPMPPPPPPAAAAPHPPPSAHPPCIGPGIASVPGMGMGNAANFTFPWMESSRRFAKDKLTAALSPFSVTRRIGHPYQNRTPPKRKKPRTSFSRVQICELEKRFHRQKYLASAERATLAKALKMTDAQVKTWFQNRRTKWRRQTAEEREAERQQANRLMLQLQQEAFQKTLSQPLQPDPLCLHNSSLYALQNLQPWADDNKQHGGACVERHSYLLLPRPTKHCMQTSQHRSRTAVCQTDGLKERRALYP, from the exons ATGGAGCACACCGGGATCGAGGAGGTGAACCAGACgcaccagcagcagcatgaGCCCATCAGCTTCGGGATCGACCAGATCCTCAACAGCTCGGACCAGTCCAGCGGCTGCATGCTACCCAACCGGACCGGCGACCCGGATTACGCGCTGGCCCCCAACGTCTACAGCAACGGATACAACAGCGTCTACAACCCGGCCTGCTCAATGGCGGCGGGTCTGGCCGGGTCCTACAACGTCAACATGAACATGAACGTCAGtatgaacatgaacatgaacgTTAACGTGAACTCGGGCGGCGCCGGAGGGGTGATCAGGGTTCCGGCCCACAGACCCATGCCGCCTCCGCCGCCGCCCGCCGCTGCTGCACCTCATCCGCCCCCTTCGGCACATCCGCCATGCATCGGACCCGGCATCGCCTCGGTACCCGGGATGGGGATGGGGAACGCGGCCAACTTCACCTTCCCGTGGATGGAGAGCAGTAGGAGGTTTGCAAAGGACAAATTGACAG CTGCCCTCTCACCCTTCTCCGTGACCCGTCGCATCGGCCACCCTTACCAGAACCGGACGCCGCCCAAGAGGAAAAAGCCTCGCACCTCCTTCAGTCGAGTGCAGATCTGCGAACTGGAGAAACGTTTCCATCGACAGAAGTACCTGGCGTCGGCTGAGCGGGCCACCTTGGCCAAGGCCCTGAAGATGACAGATGCACAAGTCAAGACCTGGTTTCAGAACAGACGGACAAAATGGCG GAGACAGactgcagaggagagagaggctgagaggCAGCAGGCCAACCGACTGATGCTGCAGCTTCAGCAGGAAGCTTTCCAGAAGACGTTGAGCCAGCCTCTGCAGCCGGACCCGCTCTGCCTGCACAACTCCTCCCTGTACGCCCTGCAGAACCTGCAGCCCTGGGCAGACGACAATAAG CAACATGGGGGAGCGTGTGTAGAGAGACACAGCTATCTTTTACTGCCAAGACCTACAAAACACTGTATGCAGACTTCACAGCACAGGAGCCGCACCGCTGTTTGTCAAA CTGACGGTCTAAAAGAGAGGAGGGCACTTTATCCATAA